The following are encoded together in the Microterricola viridarii genome:
- a CDS encoding ABC transporter substrate-binding protein, protein MSKISRRVLRSAVVAVAASSLLAGCAGAASSADTVSYWAAFNSTDTQKLFQSEFIDAFNESSDDAQVKLDVKQWSNIGSLTDTAVAAGRGADVVFSPGPSSALGFAAADRIDSLDDFAKEYEWEKVLEPWAYQASLVDGELYSIPTGYGSIVMFYNPAVFAEHGWTVPTTAAEFEKVATEAAAAGMIPVGAGNSGYQAQSEWYLSAVLNAAVGPEKLYDVLTGTAKFTDPEFVDAMTTLKTQIDKGWWGGSANSYFTNTDTDMFTGLANGKVALYMTGTWSFSSAGSYFGEAAGNDATWDWAPLPALSDSVEPGVYPLAIGTSLSINTVSKNKPAAAKFLDSLINDPAKIYNYMAKTSENPAPVVVDEADFPADLDERVARLYKDIPKSSNLGYASWTFFPAATDTYLYTEFDKIITGDMSPSDYLAGLQKTFDGELAAGKVIVPFAPTAG, encoded by the coding sequence GCAGCGCAGTAGTCGCCGTCGCCGCATCAAGCCTGCTGGCCGGTTGCGCCGGAGCGGCAAGCTCTGCGGACACCGTCAGCTACTGGGCGGCGTTCAATTCGACTGACACCCAGAAGCTGTTCCAGTCCGAGTTCATCGACGCGTTCAACGAGTCATCGGATGACGCCCAGGTGAAGCTGGACGTCAAGCAGTGGTCGAACATCGGCTCGCTCACCGACACCGCCGTCGCAGCCGGCCGCGGCGCCGACGTCGTCTTCTCGCCTGGCCCGTCGAGCGCGCTCGGCTTCGCCGCGGCCGACCGCATCGACTCGCTCGACGACTTCGCCAAGGAGTATGAGTGGGAGAAGGTGCTCGAGCCGTGGGCCTACCAGGCCAGCCTCGTCGACGGTGAGCTCTACTCGATCCCCACCGGCTACGGCTCCATCGTGATGTTCTACAACCCGGCCGTCTTCGCCGAGCACGGCTGGACCGTTCCGACGACCGCCGCCGAGTTCGAGAAGGTCGCGACCGAGGCTGCCGCGGCGGGCATGATCCCCGTGGGTGCTGGCAACAGCGGCTACCAGGCGCAGAGCGAGTGGTACCTCTCCGCCGTGCTGAACGCGGCCGTCGGACCGGAGAAGCTCTACGACGTGCTCACCGGCACCGCGAAGTTCACCGACCCCGAGTTCGTCGACGCGATGACGACCCTCAAGACGCAGATCGACAAGGGCTGGTGGGGTGGCAGCGCGAACAGCTACTTCACCAACACCGACACCGACATGTTCACCGGCCTGGCCAACGGGAAGGTGGCGCTGTACATGACCGGAACCTGGTCGTTCAGCTCGGCCGGCTCCTACTTCGGTGAGGCCGCCGGCAACGACGCAACCTGGGACTGGGCCCCGCTGCCCGCCCTCAGCGACAGCGTCGAGCCCGGCGTCTACCCGCTCGCGATCGGCACGTCGCTCTCGATCAACACGGTCTCCAAGAACAAGCCCGCCGCGGCCAAGTTCCTGGACTCCTTGATCAACGACCCGGCCAAGATCTACAACTACATGGCCAAGACCAGCGAGAACCCCGCCCCGGTCGTCGTGGACGAGGCAGACTTCCCCGCCGACCTCGACGAGCGCGTCGCCCGCCTGTACAAGGACATCCCGAAGAGCAGCAACCTCGGCTACGCCTCGTGGACCTTCTTCCCCGCGGCGACCGACACGTACCTCTACACGGAGTTCGACAAGATCATCACGGGCGACATGAGCCCGAGCGACTACCTCGCCGGTCTGCAGAAGACCTTCGACGGCGAGCTCGCCGCGGGCAAGGTCATCGTGCCGTTCGCCCCGACCGCGGGCTAA
- a CDS encoding carbohydrate ABC transporter permease: MSRTATAVPPQGTPLRRQGSTKIKYRTRGLAWAFMAPLLIVNLLVIGGPGLASFFYSFTDWDGLGQANFVGLANYAELFTSPAVLSAIQHNLIWTGFFLIVPMSMALLGAFLLSRVRRGQILFRVLFFIPYVLATIVSSIIWRQILSPTAGIGQALQSIGIDWFADTNFLGDPALALGSVAFINNWQWWGFLLVLFLAAMQGVDPALYEAARLDGANAFREFWHITLPGIRPTLMFLMLMTVIWSFLVFDYVFILTQGGPAGSTDVVGTVLYRTAFSENRAGYASSMAMLLTVISAAIVLGYQLLRKKLKWEV, translated from the coding sequence ATGTCACGAACCGCAACCGCCGTGCCGCCGCAGGGAACCCCCCTGCGGCGGCAGGGCAGCACGAAGATCAAGTACCGCACGCGCGGACTCGCCTGGGCGTTCATGGCGCCCCTCCTCATCGTCAACCTCCTGGTGATCGGCGGCCCGGGGCTCGCCTCGTTCTTCTACTCCTTCACCGACTGGGACGGCCTGGGGCAGGCCAACTTCGTCGGGCTGGCGAACTACGCCGAGCTCTTCACGAGTCCCGCCGTGCTCAGCGCGATCCAGCACAACCTGATCTGGACCGGCTTCTTCCTCATCGTCCCGATGTCGATGGCCCTCCTCGGCGCCTTCCTGCTCTCGCGGGTGCGCCGCGGCCAGATCCTGTTCCGGGTGCTGTTCTTCATTCCCTACGTGCTCGCGACGATCGTCTCCTCGATCATCTGGCGCCAGATCCTCAGCCCGACGGCTGGCATCGGGCAGGCGCTGCAGAGCATCGGCATCGACTGGTTCGCCGACACGAACTTCCTCGGTGACCCGGCGCTCGCCCTCGGTTCCGTGGCATTCATCAACAACTGGCAGTGGTGGGGCTTCCTGCTCGTGCTGTTCCTGGCCGCCATGCAGGGCGTTGACCCGGCACTCTACGAGGCAGCCCGTCTGGACGGTGCGAACGCGTTCCGCGAGTTCTGGCACATCACGCTGCCCGGCATCCGCCCCACCCTGATGTTCCTCATGCTCATGACGGTGATCTGGTCGTTCCTCGTGTTCGACTACGTCTTCATCCTCACGCAGGGCGGCCCGGCCGGTTCGACGGATGTCGTCGGCACCGTGCTCTACCGCACGGCGTTCTCGGAGAACCGCGCCGGCTACGCCTCGTCGATGGCGATGCTGCTCACCGTCATCAGCGCGGCCATCGTGCTCGGCTATCAGCTGCTTCGCAAGAAGCTCAAGTGGGAGGTCTAG
- a CDS encoding carbohydrate ABC transporter permease — protein MSAVSEVRESAATRARPSSAVRPGRGRRKVGTNTGTGPLGWFLLIVLAVYAGGPLVVFLFNSLKSPAEISNSPLGAPTEWRWENFITAFQDANMGQGILNSLIISVSTAVGVCVIAGLAAYAMTRLDLPGKNNWMLYLLVSTSLPIQMFLVPLLTWWSTLGLYNSQFGLIVIYWAIYSPFATLLLRSFLIAIPPQYEEAARIDGAGEFRLFTSIVVPMIWPGFITAALVAGLQAYNEFLLAVTFIQDADRLPASLALYSFQQNLTPNWALVSAAGLIMALPAIVIFVLLQRRFIEGYTQGGMAN, from the coding sequence GTGAGCGCAGTCTCTGAAGTGCGCGAGAGTGCCGCGACCCGCGCGCGGCCGAGCTCGGCCGTCCGCCCCGGCCGCGGCCGGCGCAAGGTCGGCACGAACACGGGTACGGGGCCGCTCGGCTGGTTCCTGCTCATCGTGCTCGCCGTCTACGCCGGCGGCCCGCTCGTGGTGTTCCTGTTCAACTCGCTCAAGAGCCCGGCGGAGATCAGCAACTCTCCGCTCGGTGCACCGACCGAGTGGCGCTGGGAGAACTTCATCACGGCGTTCCAAGACGCCAACATGGGCCAGGGCATCCTGAACAGCCTGATCATCTCGGTCTCGACCGCGGTGGGCGTCTGTGTGATCGCCGGCCTCGCGGCCTACGCGATGACCCGGCTCGACCTGCCGGGCAAGAACAACTGGATGCTCTACCTGCTGGTCTCCACCTCGCTGCCGATCCAGATGTTCCTGGTGCCGCTGCTGACCTGGTGGTCGACGCTCGGGCTCTACAACTCCCAGTTCGGGCTCATCGTGATCTACTGGGCGATCTACAGCCCGTTCGCCACGCTGCTGCTGCGCTCGTTCCTGATCGCGATCCCGCCGCAGTACGAAGAGGCCGCGCGCATCGACGGTGCGGGCGAGTTCCGCCTGTTCACCAGCATCGTCGTGCCGATGATCTGGCCCGGCTTCATCACGGCGGCGCTCGTCGCGGGCCTGCAGGCCTACAACGAGTTCCTGCTCGCGGTGACGTTCATCCAGGACGCGGACCGGCTGCCCGCCTCGCTCGCCCTGTACTCGTTCCAGCAGAACCTGACGCCCAACTGGGCGCTGGTGAGCGCGGCCGGCCTGATCATGGCGCTGCCCGCGATCGTGATCTTCGTGCTGCTGCAGCGCCGCTTCATCGAGGGTTACACCCAGGGCGGCATGGCGAACTAG
- a CDS encoding aminoglycoside phosphotransferase family protein yields the protein MHDEALAGGNSTDVRRVGETVRRTSGPWTPRVHELLRVLRGEGVLEVPEPLGLDESGREVLSYLPGEVANYPLPGWLWHRSVLAESAAMLRRVHDAGAPLAGVRDGWQLPSHEPVEVICHNDVAPYNLVLVDGHVGGLIDFDTASPGPRIWDLAYLAYRLVPFVADAGAEAPAESERIERLNLLIAAYGMDYSPAEVLTVMAARLEELAAFTEQRADDTGRADLREHAAMYRVDAVRVLALAS from the coding sequence ATGCATGATGAGGCCCTGGCTGGCGGCAACTCGACCGACGTGCGCCGGGTCGGCGAGACCGTGCGGCGCACCTCCGGCCCGTGGACCCCGCGCGTGCACGAACTCCTGCGCGTCCTGCGCGGGGAGGGGGTGCTCGAGGTGCCCGAGCCGCTCGGCCTCGACGAGTCGGGGCGCGAGGTGCTCTCCTACCTGCCCGGTGAAGTGGCCAACTATCCGTTGCCCGGTTGGCTCTGGCATCGCTCCGTGCTCGCCGAGTCTGCCGCGATGCTCCGCCGCGTGCACGACGCCGGCGCGCCGCTCGCCGGAGTGCGCGACGGCTGGCAGTTGCCGAGCCACGAGCCCGTCGAGGTCATCTGCCACAACGATGTCGCGCCTTACAACCTCGTCCTCGTCGACGGCCACGTGGGCGGCCTGATCGACTTCGACACTGCCTCGCCCGGCCCGCGCATCTGGGATCTCGCCTATCTGGCCTACCGGCTCGTGCCCTTCGTGGCGGATGCCGGGGCAGAGGCTCCGGCAGAGAGCGAGCGGATTGAACGACTCAACCTGCTGATCGCCGCCTACGGAATGGACTACTCCCCGGCAGAGGTCCTGACGGTGATGGCGGCCCGGCTCGAGGAGTTGGCCGCATTTACCGAGCAGCGTGCCGACGACACCGGGCGGGCCGACCTCCGTGAGCATGCCGCGATGTACCGGGTCGATGCGGTGCGCGTGCTGGCGCTCGCGTCTTAA